A part of Methanothermobacter thermautotrophicus genomic DNA contains:
- a CDS encoding phage terminase small subunit-related protein has product MQDFEQAVRCFERASSLASHLMSQIQEKEDEKDKQRENKILHQEILDTVKDDVLDNVDVKDGEISIKKEGDITIKAIVGLSEGLKKFPIEEQVWNLYITLRQQGVMRTTSVKAVARQLNVSQKKIWEWKKTYNWDEKEKQRVGEIEKSVEERINEEIAN; this is encoded by the coding sequence GTGCAGGATTTCGAGCAGGCCGTCAGATGCTTTGAAAGGGCAAGCAGCCTAGCCTCACATCTAATGAGTCAGATACAAGAAAAGGAAGATGAAAAAGACAAACAACGGGAAAACAAAATACTACATCAAGAAATTCTTGACACGGTTAAAGATGACGTTCTTGATAATGTGGATGTAAAAGATGGAGAAATATCAATAAAAAAAGAGGGCGATATCACTATAAAGGCAATAGTGGGCCTGTCAGAAGGATTGAAAAAATTTCCAATAGAAGAACAGGTATGGAATCTCTATATCACGCTTAGACAGCAAGGAGTGATGAGAACAACAAGTGTGAAAGCTGTGGCTAGACAATTGAACGTCTCCCAAAAGAAGATTTGGGAATGGAAGAAAACATACAACTGGGATGAAAAAGAAAAGCAAAGAGTTGGAGAGATCGAAAAAAGCGTGGAAGAACGAATAAATGAGGAAATAGCCAATTGA
- a CDS encoding tetratricopeptide repeat protein, with the protein MKLFSWIKRRSLIKKGLKLLNNGKYKEAMKYFDKTIKIDPNHAIGWYNKGVCLINLKKYKKALTCFNKALKLNPNLAQAWHNKGAALDDLGRYDEALECYEKSLKINPKDYKTWYNKGITLDELKRYDEALECYEKSLKINPKDYKTWYNKGIVLKELKRYDEALECYEKA; encoded by the coding sequence TTGAAATTATTCAGCTGGATAAAAAGAAGATCACTAATAAAAAAAGGCCTGAAACTCCTAAATAACGGCAAATACAAAGAAGCCATGAAATACTTCGACAAAACCATAAAAATAGACCCAAACCATGCAATAGGATGGTACAACAAAGGAGTGTGCCTAATAAACCTCAAAAAATACAAAAAAGCACTCACATGTTTTAATAAAGCCCTAAAACTAAACCCAAACCTCGCACAAGCATGGCACAACAAAGGAGCAGCCCTCGATGATCTTGGGAGGTATGATGAGGCGCTAGAATGCTATGAAAAAAGCCTAAAAATAAACCCAAAAGATTACAAAACATGGTACAACAAGGGAATAACCCTCGATGAACTTAAGAGATATGATGAGGCGCTAGAATGCTATGAAAAAAGCCTAAAAATAAACCCAAAAGATTACAAAACATGGTACAACAAGGGAATAGTCCTCAAGGAACTTAAGAGATATGATGAGGCGCTAGAATGCTATGAAAAAGCCTAA
- a CDS encoding tetratricopeptide repeat protein: MNPKSHETWYNKGIALDELKRYDEALECYEKSLNKPKRSQNME, translated from the coding sequence ATAAACCCAAAAAGTCATGAAACATGGTACAACAAGGGAATAGCCCTCGATGAACTTAAGAGATATGATGAGGCGCTAGAATGCTATGAAAAAAGCCTAAATAAACCCAAAAGATCGCAAAACATGGAATAA
- a CDS encoding tetratricopeptide repeat protein gives MNPKDRKTWNNKGIVLGELGRYDEALGCFEKVLEINPEDHRAWYMKGEVLEKLGRCEEALESYRKALKLKPEYNEAKKALKKLEKKQ, from the coding sequence ATAAACCCAAAAGATCGCAAAACATGGAATAACAAGGGCATAGTCCTCGGTGAACTTGGGAGGTATGATGAGGCGTTAGGATGCTTTGAAAAGGTTCTGGAAATAAACCCTGAAGATCATAGAGCATGGTATATGAAGGGGGAGGTGTTGGAGAAGCTTGGAAGATGCGAAGAAGCACTAGAATCCTACAGGAAAGCCCTAAAACTAAAACCAGAATACAATGAAGCGAAAAAAGCCCTGAAAAAACTGGAAAAAAAGCAATAG
- a CDS encoding potassium channel family protein encodes MDYGKLIRTKELVLLVLITLDIVLLSYISFYPSNPWTVNAINQFDLLLCIIFFMEFSVNLKRAEDRKRFLMENWPDIIAFLPVDFFRAFRFIRIIRVVKVIALFRKYLKKFFTFLVDTHLDQAVGVLLIALVAGTMFFYMMESGVNRSLHGPADSLWYSLTTIIAGEVVIPPKTIYGKAITSMLMLVGVTFVGFLTASLASWFVRNPEDEREVHERLDEIERGIEDLKGEIAEIKEMLKKR; translated from the coding sequence ATGGATTACGGGAAGCTTATAAGAACCAAGGAACTCGTCCTTCTCGTCCTGATAACACTTGACATAGTGCTCCTAAGCTATATCTCATTCTACCCATCAAATCCATGGACCGTGAATGCCATAAACCAGTTTGACCTCCTCCTGTGCATCATCTTCTTCATGGAATTCTCAGTAAACCTGAAAAGGGCTGAGGATCGTAAGAGATTCCTCATGGAAAACTGGCCAGATATAATTGCATTCCTCCCTGTGGACTTCTTTCGGGCATTCCGCTTTATAAGGATAATAAGGGTTGTAAAGGTCATCGCCCTCTTCAGAAAGTACCTCAAGAAGTTCTTCACCTTCCTTGTGGATACACACCTTGACCAGGCGGTGGGGGTACTCCTAATTGCACTCGTGGCCGGGACAATGTTCTTTTACATGATGGAGTCAGGGGTCAACAGATCCCTCCATGGGCCAGCTGACTCCCTCTGGTACAGTCTAACAACAATAATCGCCGGGGAGGTTGTTATACCTCCAAAAACCATCTATGGGAAGGCCATAACAAGCATGCTCATGCTGGTTGGTGTCACCTTTGTGGGGTTCCTGACAGCTTCACTGGCCTCATGGTTTGTCAGGAACCCTGAGGATGAGCGGGAAGTCCATGAAAGACTGGACGAGATAGAAAGGGGTATAGAGGACCTCAAAGGCGAGATTGCTGAAATCAAGGAGATGCTGAAGAAAAGATGA
- a CDS encoding cryptochrome/photolyase family protein, whose amino-acid sequence MAIVFPHHLMEDHPAAGKTSRFILVEDQLFFGDPVFRLRFHRNKLILHRASMRHYHDHLSSRGLKAEYIEYSPDPGMGYLRDHLEGYDRVYTLELLDHELEVRMKKLSMELGFEINEIEAPFLFKRQLMDDYFRDGRFFLRSFYIRERKRLSILMKNSRPAGGKWTFDTENRKRMPRGLEVPSPVKLPENEYVKEAKEYVSENFPDNPGSMDHFNYPTTHTEARIFLRDFIERRIKNFGSYQDFISRDEPFLFHSVLSSSLNICLLTPMEVIRAALKADAPLNSVEGFVRQVMGWREFIRAVYILKGSYERTENFFNHRGKINPKLYQGLTGIEPYDSAVGRVMRHGYTHHIERLMVIGNFMLLLGTDPDEVYRWFMEMFIDSYDWVMVPNVYGMSQYADGGLIATKPYISSSNYILRMSDHQRGDWCRVWDALFWTFLNEKRSLIGKNPRIRVLYRYLTDRKIEEFRGIREEFMGELMGRQGL is encoded by the coding sequence GTGGCCATTGTATTCCCCCACCACCTCATGGAGGACCACCCGGCGGCCGGGAAAACATCCAGGTTCATCCTGGTGGAGGATCAGCTCTTCTTTGGAGACCCGGTATTCAGACTAAGATTCCACAGGAACAAGCTTATTCTCCATCGGGCTTCAATGCGCCACTACCACGACCACCTCAGTTCAAGGGGTCTTAAAGCTGAATACATAGAATACAGCCCTGACCCGGGAATGGGATACCTGAGGGATCACCTTGAAGGCTACGACCGTGTCTACACCCTTGAACTCCTTGACCATGAACTTGAGGTGAGGATGAAGAAGCTTTCCATGGAACTTGGATTTGAAATAAATGAGATTGAGGCACCATTCCTCTTCAAAAGGCAGCTCATGGATGACTACTTCAGGGATGGGAGATTCTTTCTCAGATCCTTCTACATAAGGGAGAGGAAGAGGCTCTCCATTCTCATGAAGAACTCCAGGCCAGCCGGTGGTAAATGGACCTTTGACACTGAAAACCGTAAGAGAATGCCCCGAGGGTTGGAGGTACCATCCCCTGTGAAGCTCCCGGAAAATGAGTACGTAAAGGAGGCCAAAGAATATGTATCAGAGAACTTCCCTGACAACCCTGGATCCATGGACCACTTCAATTACCCCACAACACACACTGAGGCCAGGATTTTCCTGAGGGACTTCATTGAGAGGAGAATTAAAAACTTTGGAAGCTATCAGGACTTCATATCCCGTGATGAGCCATTCCTGTTTCATTCAGTACTTTCCTCCTCACTTAACATATGCCTCCTGACGCCAATGGAGGTTATAAGGGCAGCACTCAAGGCAGACGCGCCACTGAACTCCGTTGAGGGCTTTGTAAGGCAGGTTATGGGATGGCGGGAATTCATAAGGGCAGTTTATATACTTAAGGGGTCCTATGAGAGGACAGAGAACTTCTTCAACCACAGGGGCAAAATCAATCCTAAACTCTACCAGGGCTTAACAGGTATAGAGCCCTACGACTCTGCCGTGGGGAGGGTTATGAGGCACGGCTACACCCACCACATTGAGAGGCTCATGGTGATCGGGAATTTCATGCTGCTCCTCGGCACGGACCCTGATGAGGTCTACAGGTGGTTCATGGAGATGTTCATAGACTCCTATGACTGGGTGATGGTGCCAAATGTTTATGGTATGAGCCAGTACGCTGACGGGGGGCTGATTGCAACCAAACCCTACATCTCCTCATCAAATTATATCCTCAGGATGAGTGACCACCAGCGCGGGGACTGGTGCAGGGTCTGGGATGCCCTCTTCTGGACATTCTTAAATGAAAAAAGGAGCTTGATCGGAAAAAACCCCCGTATCAGGGTTCTATACAGGTATCTGACTGACAGGAAAATCGAAGAATTCAGGGGGATCCGTGAAGAGTTCATGGGAGAACTGATGGGCCGCCAGGGATTGTAG
- a CDS encoding DUF5518 domain-containing protein — protein sequence MVFTMVKWGAVILGFVLSIVFPYILSPFVGQASILGLFLAGFVVGLMVKEGATGGFWNATVAGAFGGIVIAILLTIFGTAIAGPVGFLIGAFAGGILVLALLIVSMLFMGIGGAIGGFIAGD from the coding sequence ATGGTGTTTACAATGGTTAAGTGGGGAGCCGTTATTCTTGGATTTGTACTCTCAATTGTTTTTCCATACATTCTAAGCCCCTTCGTTGGTCAGGCTTCAATCCTCGGATTATTCCTGGCGGGTTTTGTAGTAGGCCTCATGGTAAAGGAGGGGGCGACCGGGGGTTTCTGGAACGCGACTGTTGCAGGGGCATTTGGCGGTATAGTGATTGCCATCCTACTCACTATCTTTGGAACTGCCATTGCCGGGCCCGTAGGTTTTCTTATTGGAGCCTTTGCAGGTGGAATCCTCGTATTGGCCCTCCTGATTGTCTCAATGCTCTTCATGGGTATTGGTGGGGCGATTGGAGGTTTCATTGCAGGTGACTGA
- a CDS encoding V4R domain-containing protein gives MYDLSDLVVERQKLGNVTDIKIFRVLRFMPYSIIGDGANGILYKNGKDLGRNLGLNGASEAVKFMHENRIGELEILQEDPYHLRVDECLSCAGLPESGKPLCHFEGGLLAGIIESVSGRAVDFREVKCWGLGNGTCEFKEFVR, from the coding sequence ATGTATGATTTAAGTGATCTTGTGGTTGAAAGACAAAAACTCGGGAATGTGACGGATATAAAAATCTTCAGGGTGCTGAGGTTCATGCCCTATTCCATCATAGGAGACGGAGCCAACGGTATCCTCTACAAGAACGGCAAGGACCTTGGAAGGAATCTGGGTCTAAATGGCGCCAGTGAAGCCGTGAAGTTCATGCATGAAAACCGTATAGGTGAACTTGAAATCCTCCAGGAGGATCCATACCACCTCAGGGTCGATGAATGCCTCAGCTGTGCCGGTCTCCCTGAGTCAGGTAAACCCCTATGCCACTTTGAGGGGGGCCTACTTGCAGGTATAATTGAATCTGTGAGCGGAAGAGCCGTGGATTTCAGGGAGGTTAAATGCTGGGGCCTCGGAAATGGAACATGTGAGTTCAAGGAGTTCGTGAGGTAG
- a CDS encoding metallophosphoesterase — protein sequence MLIGVISDTHIPDRASEIPEAVFDAFRDVELILHAGDLTSPDILSELERLAPVECVQGNMDRHYGIETPRSGLFEIGSFRVGLIHGEVYPRGDTQQLRYLGLELGADVLISGHTHQPFIRELEDMILLNPGSPTVPRLTDPSVMLLRIDGEKLDAEIIRTGTPVCRSLNFRR from the coding sequence ATGCTAATAGGTGTTATATCAGATACGCATATACCTGACAGGGCATCAGAGATCCCGGAGGCTGTTTTTGATGCCTTCAGGGATGTTGAACTGATACTCCATGCCGGTGATCTGACATCCCCAGACATCCTCAGTGAACTCGAAAGACTGGCCCCTGTGGAGTGTGTGCAGGGAAACATGGACCGCCACTATGGTATAGAAACCCCCAGGTCAGGGCTATTTGAGATAGGATCCTTCAGGGTGGGGTTAATCCATGGGGAGGTCTACCCCAGGGGTGACACCCAGCAGCTGAGGTACCTCGGCCTTGAACTTGGAGCCGATGTTCTGATAAGCGGGCACACCCACCAGCCCTTCATAAGGGAACTTGAGGACATGATCCTCCTCAACCCTGGAAGCCCCACCGTACCTCGCCTCACAGATCCAAGTGTCATGCTGCTCAGAATTGATGGGGAAAAACTTGACGCCGAGATAATAAGAACCGGGACCCCTGTATGCAGGTCCCTGAATTTCAGGAGGTGA